The Rathayibacter caricis DSM 15933 genomic sequence TCCGGGGCCCCGAGCGACGTAAGGTGTGCTCACACGCGCCCGCGGACGGGCGGGTCCCGCGCTGACGCGGGCTCGGACGGTCCCTGCGACAGGGCGCCGCCGATCACAGAGAGCCACGGTGCCCCGATGCCGGAAGACAAGCCCGCGCCCCGGGCTCCCAGCATCTACGACGTCGCGCGCGCCGCCGGAGTCTCGCACCAGACCGTCTCGCGCGTCCTGAACGACCACCCGAGCCTGCGCGCCGAGACCAAGCGCCGCGTCCTCGCAGTGATGGCCGACCTCGACTACCGTCCCAACCTCGCCGCCCGCGCGCTGGTCACCAGCCGCACGCGCACCGTCGGCGTGCTCTCCTCGCAGAGCCTCCAGTACGGCCCGGCGTCGAGCATCCAGGCGATCGAGGTCGCCGCGCGCGATGCCGGCTACCTCGTCGTCACCGCCAACGTCGACGGCACCGACGGCGAGTCGATCCAGGCCGGGATCCGCCACCTGCTGAACCAGGCGGTCGAGGGTCTCGTGGTCATCGCGCCGCAGATCCGCGTGTTCGACATCCTCTCGGGAGCCGCGCTGCGGATCCCGCACGTGACCCTGCAGACCTCGGACGACTCCCGCGACGACGCGCTCTACGTCGACCAGATGGCGGGGGCGCGCCTGGCCACCGCGCACCTGATCGACCTCGGGCACACCGAGATCGTGCACCTGGCCGGCCCGCAGGACTGGATCGAGGCGGAGGCGCGGATGCGCGGCTTCCTGGCCGAGCTCGACGACCGCGACATCGCGATGCGACCGCCGCTCCTGGGCGACTGGAGCGCCGAGCGCGGCCACCGCGTAGGCCTGGAGCTCGCGCGGTTCCTCGACTTCACGGCCGTCTTCGCCGCGAACGACCAGATGGCGCTGGGCCTGCTGAGCGCCTTCCACGAGCGCGGAATCCGGGTGCCCGAGGACGTCAGCGTGATCGGCTACGACGACATCCCCGAGGCCGCGTTCTACTGGCCGCCGCTGACGAGCGTCCGCCAGGACTTCGCCGAGCTCGGCCGCCGCTGCATGGCGACGCTGCTCAGCCTGATCGAGGGCGAGCGGCCGGAGCCGGCGCCGCCGATCGAGCCGCAGCTCGTCGTCCGCGGGTCCACCGCGGTGCCCCGCACCCTGCGCCCGGTAGGCGTCGCGGAGCGTCCGTCACCGCGCGCCGTTACCGAGTCGCAACTTTCCCGGTGGCACGAAAGCGATCCACGGGTCTAGCATCACTCCATGTGATCGCTCACATGAGCGCTCACATCCCCGCCCCGCAACCGGGAGCGGCCCCTCCCACTGCATTCAATGACGAAGGAATCACAGTGACCACTATGAAGCGCTCCCTCCTCGCCGGCCTCGCCGGCGGAGCGATGATCCTCTCCCTCGCAGCCTGCTCCAGCGGCGGCGACTCGGGCAGCGGCGACGGCGGCGGCGAAGGCGGACTGGTCGGCGTCGCGATGCCGACGAAGTCCTCCGAGCGCTGGATCGCCGACGGCGACAACGTCAAGTCGCAGCTCGAGGAGGCCGGCTACGAGGTCGACCTGCAGTACGCCGAGGACGACATCCCCACCCAGGTCTCGCAGCTCGAGAACATGATCACCAAGGGCGCCAAGGCCCTGATCATCGCCTCGATCGACGGCACCACCCTCACGAGCGTGCTCGAGGAGGCGGCCGCGAACGACATCCCGGTCATCGCCTACGACCGCCTCATCCGCGACTCGGCCAACGTCGACTACTACGCGACCTTCGACAACTACAAGGTCGGCGTGCAGCAGGCCACCTCGCTCCTCGCGGGCCTCGGCCTGACCGACCTGACCGGAGCCCCCGCCGCCGACGCGCCGGCCGGCCCGTTCAACATCGAGCTGTTCGCCGGAAGCCCCGACGACAACAACGCCACGTTCTTCTTCAACGGCGCGATGGACACCCTCAAGCCCTTCATGGACGACGGAACCCTCGTCGTCAAGAGCGACGAGACCGAGTTCACCACCGTCGCCACGCTGCGCTGGGACCCCGAGGTCGCCCAGAGCCGCATGGAGGACATCCTGACCAAGTCGTACTCCGACGGATCCCAGGTCCAGGGCGTCCTCTCGCCCTACGACGGCCTCAGCCGCGGCATCATCTCGGCCCTGACCGACGCCGGCTACACCGTCGGAACCGACTTCCCGATCATCACCGGCCAGGACGCCGAGCTCGACTCGGTCAAGGCGATCATCTCCGGTGAGCAGTACGCGACCATCTACAAGGACACCCGCGAGCTCGCGGCCGAGGCCGTCACCATGGCGCAGGCCGTCCTCGAGGGCACCGAGCCCGAGGTCAACGACACCGAGACCTACGACAACGGCGAGAAGGTCGTCCCGTCGTACCTCCTCGAGCCCGTCATCGTGACCAAGGACGACATCGAGTCGGTCCTGGTCGACGGCGGCTACTACACCGACGCCGAAATCAACGGTTAATCGCGAACCTCGGTGGGGTGATCTGCGGCGCTGTCGTCGGGCGCGATGGTTCCACCATCGCTTCCTCCTCCGCCTTGCAGCTCACCCCACCGAGAACCGCGACCGCCCTCCAGGAGGAGGAGCTCCGCGACAGCCCTCCCGAGGAGGAGCCGCCGCGGATGCCCTCCTGAGGAGGAGCCGTTGCGTCACTCCTCTTAACAAAGAGGAGCGGAAGCGAGCGAGGCCTCCCCGAGGGGCCGTGACCGGATCGGCGCCCGAGAAGGTGCGGGTCGCGAGTCGGTACTGAACGATCCGAGCCGGGTCCCCGAGAGGGGGCCCGGCTCCCTGAAGGAGTGAGGCGTAGTGAGCACCAACATTCTCGAGATGCGCGGGATCACCAAGACGTTCCCGGGTGTCAAAGCGCTGCAGGACGTGACCCTGAACGCCGCGCGCGGCGAGGTGCACGCGATCTGCGGCGAGAACGGCGCCGGCAAGTCGACGCTGATGAAGGTCCTGTCCGGGGTCTACCCGCACGGCACCTACGAGGGCGACATCGTCTTCGAGGGCGACGTGATGCAGTTCGGCAGCATCCGCGACTCGGAGGCCAAGGGCATCGTCATCATCCACCAGGAGCTGGCCCTCAGCCCCTACCTCTCGATCGCCGAGAACATCTTCCTCGGCAACGAGGTCCGCGGATTCGCGGGGCTGATCGACTGGAACAAGACCAACCAGGAGGCGGCCGCGCTGCTCGCCCGGGTGGGTCTGAAGGAGAACCCCACGACGAAGATCCAGGAGATCGGAGTCGGCAAGCAGCAGCTCGTCGAGATCGCCAAGGCGCTCTCCAAGCGGGTCAAGCTGCTCATCCTCGACGAGCCCACCGCGGCGCTCAACGACGAGGACTCGGACCACCTGCTCGACCTGATCCTGCACCTCAAGGAGCAGGGCATCACGTCGCTGATCATCAGCCACAAGCTGAACGAGATCAAGAAGATCGCGGACACCGTGACGGTCATCCGCGACGGCAAGACGATCGAGACGATCGCTCACGACGACGTGACCGAGGACCGGATCATCAAGGACATGGTCGGCCGCGACCTCGACCACCGCTACCCGGACCACACCCCGCACATCGGCGAGGAGATCCTCCGCGTCGTGGACTGGACCGCCCACCACCCGCAGGACCCGACTCGCGTCATGGTCGACAAAGTGAACCTCACGGTGCACCGCGGCGAGATCGTCGGCATCGCCGGACTCATGGGCGCGGGTCGCACCGAGTTCGCGATGAGCCTCTTCGGCCGCTCTTACGGCAGCCGGATCTCGGGCCAGGTCTTCAAGGCCGGCAAGGAGATCAAGATGCGCAACGTGTCGGAGGCGATCGCCCACGGGCTCGCCTACGCCACGGAGGACCGCAAGCACTACGGCCTCAACCTCATCGACGACATCAAGCGGAACATCTCGCTCGCCTCGCTCGAGAAGGTGTCGAAGGGCGGACTCGTCGACGACAACCGCGAGTTCGAGGTCGCGAACGAGTACCGCGGCAGCATGAACATCAAGTCGCCGACCGTGCTCGCCAAGACCGGCAAGCTCTCGGGCGGCAACCAGCAGAAGGTCGTCCTGTCGAAGTGGATCTACTCCGACCCCGACGTCCTGATCCTCGACGAGCCCACCCGCGGCATCGACGTGGGAGCGAAGTACGAGATCTACACCATCATCAACAAGCTCGCGGCGGCGGGTAAGGGGATCATCGTCATCTCCTCCGAGCTCCCCGAGCTGCTCGGCATCTGCGACCGCGTGTACGCGCTGTCGGAGGGCCGGATCACGGGCGAGCTGCCCATCGCCGAGGCGACCCCCGAGGCGGTCCTCACCCTCATGACCCAGGAGAAGCAACGATGACCGATCTGCAGAACACCCCGCCCACGGCGGCGGGCGCGCAGGTGAACCCCACCGAGAACGCTTTCACGAAGCGCCTCAGCCACGTGCTGGGCGACCTCGGCAAGAACGGCATCTTCATCGCCCTCATCGTGGTGGTGCTGCTGTTCCAGATCATGACCGAGGGGATCCTGCTGCGCCCGCAGAACATCTCCAACCTGATCGTCCAGAACGGCTACATCCTGATCCTCGCCATCGGCATGGTGATGGTCATCGTGGCCGGGCACATCGACCTCTCGGTCGGCTCGGTCGCCGCGTTCGTCGGAGCCGTCTCGGGCGTCTTCGCGGTCACCATGGGTCTCCCGTGGTGGCTGTCGATCATCCTGTCGCTCGGCATCGGCGCCCTCGTCGGCGCCTGGCAGGGCTTCTGGATCGCGTACGTCGGCATACCCGCGTTCATCGTGACGTTGGCGGGCATGCTGATCTTCCGCGGCCTCGCGCTCGTCGTCCTCGGCAACGCGAACATCGGCTCGTTCCCGATCGAGTACCGCGCGCTGGGCAACGGCTTCCTCACCGACCTGTTCGGCGAGACCGCGCTCGACCCGCTGTCGCTCGGAGTCGGCGCGCTCGCGATCATCGCGTTCACCGTGCAGTCGCTGCGCACCCGCCGCGGCCGCCAGAAGTACAACCAGAGCGTCGAGCCGGGCGTCTGGTTCGTCACCAAGCTCGTCCTCGTCGCGCTCGTGATCGGCGCCTTCGCCTTCGCGCTCTCCACCTTCAAGGGCATCCCGGTGACCCTGATCGTGCTGGCCGTGCTCGTGCTGGTCTACGGCGTCGTGATGAACCGCTCGGTCTTCGGCCGCCACGTCTACGCGATCGGCGGCAACCTGCACGCCGCGGAGCTGTCGGGCATCAAGACCCGCAACGTGACCTTCTGGCTGTTCGTCAACATGGGCGTCCTCGCCGCCCTCGCCGGACTCGTCTTCACCGCCCGCCTGAACCTCGCCGGCCCGAAGGCCGGAGACGGCTTCGAGCTCGAGGCCATCTCGGCCGCCTTCATCGGCGGCGCGGCGGTCCAGGGCGGCGTCGGCACCATCGGCGGCGCGATCCTCGGTGGTCTGATCATCGGCGTCCTGAACAACGGCATGTCGATCATGGGCATCGGCATCGAGTGGCAGCAGGCGGTCAAGGGCCTCGTGCTCCTGCTCGCGGTCGCCTTCGACGTCTACAACAAGCGCCGCGCAGGCGGACGCTGATCGGAGTCCCGTGCCCGACTGGTCGCGGTTCCTCCCGCTGAGCGCTCGGCCCGACGTCGACGAGTCGGGGGTCAGCAACGACTGGCGCCCGCTCGTCGCCGATCGACTCGATCGCCTCGCGGTACTGGCCGCCTCCCCCTCCTTCCTGGAGGAGGAGGCGGCCGGTGCCGTCTCCGCCCCCTCCACCCCTCCTCCCTCCGCCGCCGCCGTGCTCGGCGAGCTCGTGGTGCGGCTCTCGAGCAGCACCGGCCAGCGCCTCGCCACCCGCGTCGGCGCCAGGGAGGCGGGCTCCCCTCCCCCGGCCGAGGAGATCCCCGGCGCTCTCACGGCGCTCGCCTCGGCCCGGCGCTCCGGCTCCGGGTCCCGCGGCGTGGCCGACCTGGTCGACGTCGTCCGGGTCGAGCTGAGCCTCGTCACCGGAGTCGACCTGCCGCCCCGCGTCTCGGGTGCGATCGCGATGGAGCGGATGCAGCGCGCGCCGCTCCCGATCCGCGCCGCGCTCCGCGGCCGCTCCCTCGTCGCGACGGACGCCGGCTGGGAGCTGGGCCTCGGCCCGGCCGTCCGCGCGCCGGCCGAGGTGCTGCTGCGCTTCCTCCTCGGGCTCGGCCCGTTCCCGGACGCGCCGCCCGCCGACGCGTAGGGCGGAGCCGTCCGCCCCCGCTGCGAACTCCCCCGTACGAACTGCAGGCCTCCGCACGATCTGCAGGCCCGCGCACGATCTGCAGGGCCGTGCACGATCTGCAGGGCACTGTGCGATCTGCAGGGGATGTGCACCCGGCGCGACGGCAGCAGGCGGAGGAATCCGCTTGCCGGCCCGGATCCCCTGCGAATCGTGCACCGGCCGCTCCGAGCCCGCACACCGCCGACCTCCGGCCCGGAGACCAGGACGTCGGACAGCGCCCGTAGCATCGGGGCATGAACCGCTCGCTGCCGAGAAGCTCACCGTCCGCCCGCGGAGTGGACGCCGCCGGCGTCCTCGCCCTCGTCGACTCCCTCGAGGAGGCGCCCGGCATCGAGCTGCACGGGCTCGTGCTGGTGCGCGGCGGGAGCGTCGTCGCCGAGGGCTGGTGGGCGCCGTACTCGGCCGAGCGGCTGCACCTGCTCTACTCCTACTCCAAGAGCTTCACGGCGACGGCGGTCGGCCTCGCCGTCGCCGAGGGGCTCGTCGATCTCGACGCCACCGTGCTCTCCTACTTCCCGGAGCTCGACGCCGAGGTGACGGACGAGCGCTCGCGCGCGATCCGCGTCCGGCACGTGCTCGCGATGGCGAGCGGGCACCGCGAGGAGACGATCGACCGCGCGCGGGCGATCGATCCGGTCGACATGGTCCGCGGCTTCCTCCTCGTGCCGCCCGACGAGGAGCCGGGCGCGCTCTTCGCCTACAACCAGCCGTGCACCTTCGCGGCCGCCGCGATCGTGCAGCGGGTGAGCGGGGAGTCGCTGGTCGACTACCTCCGGCCGCGGCTGCTCGATCCGCTGGGGATCGGCGAGGTCGCGTGGCTGCGCGACGCCTCCGGTCGCGAGATCGGCTACAGCGGACTGCACGCCACGACCGAGGCCGCGGCGGCGCTCGCGCTGCTGTACCAGCAGGAGGGCCGCTGGGACTCGGAGCAGCTGCTGAGCGCGGAGTGGGTCGCGGAGGCGTCGACCTCGCAGGTGCCGACATCGCAGGAGGAGAACGACGACTGGTCCGGCGGCTACGGCTTCCAGTTCTGGCGCTCGCAGCACGGCTACCGGGCCGACGGCGCCTACGGGCAGTTCGGCCTCGTACTGCCCGAGCACGACGCGGTGCTCGCGATCACCGGCCAGACGACCGACACCGAGGGTCTGCTCGCGCGGGTCTGGGAGCACCTGCTGCCGGCGCTCCAGCCGGAGGGCGCCGTCGCCCCGACCGAGGCGGAGGAGGCGCTCGCGACGCGCCTCGGCGCCCTCGGCCTCCCTCCGCTCGCCCCTGCCGCCGTCGACGTGGCGCCCGGTCGCTACCGGCCGTCGCACTCGGACGTCCTCTCGCTGACCGGTCTCGAGCTCTCGGGCGAGCCCGCGGGCTGGACGCTCGCGCTGATCGAGGGCGAGGACCGGCTGCTCGTCGCGCCGGGATCCGGGGCGTGGATGACGACGGACGTCCTGGCCTCGAGCGCCGGTCGCGGCCCCGACGGCGAGCTGCTCGTCGACGTGCTGTTCCTCGAGACGCCGCATCGACTGCACCTCGTGCTCGACGCCGCCGCCGCGACGTTCACCGCGCGCTGGGCGACGGAGCCGCTGCACGCCGGCCCGCTGCGCGAGCTGCGCGCCCCACGCTGACACAGGGAGGGGCACCCCCCTCGTGCATGTCGACGTCGCCCTGTACGGTGGATCGCAGGAATGTTGACGTGAACACTCGCGCAGTCCCCGTGCAAAGGAGCACAGAATGACGACTCGATTCAGACCGTTCGGATGGGCGGTGACGGCTCTCGTCGTCACGGGCCTCCTGGGAGCAGGAGCGCCCGCCCTCGCGGCGCCGCTCGCGAGCGCGGTGGTGACCGATCCCGCCGACGGAGTGCCGCGCGCGGATCCGCCGCCCGTGTACGACTCCTTCCCCGCGATCCAGGATCCGGGCCGGAGTGCGGCCGGATACTTCCAGCCGAGCTGGTACGACACCGACGGGCGCCACATCCAGGCGCACGGCGGGCAGATCGTCACGGTGCAGGAGGACGGCGCCGATGTGCACTACTGGTACGGCGAGGACCGCACGAAGGGCTACTACAACAGCCCCGGAGTCGCCGTGTACCGCTCGACCGACGGGATGAACTGGGAGAACCGCGGCACGGCGCTGCGCAGCGTCCAGACCCCCGAGGAGCTCGAGCAGCCCTATTTCGACGCCCTCTACGACACCGTCGACGACGCCGGAGTGCCGCGCGCCGACCGGATCGCCGAGATCGACTACCACCTCGACACGAACCAGACCTCGCCCAACACCGCGATCTTCGAGCGCCCGAAGGTGCTCTACAACGAGAAGAACGACCAGTGGGTGATGTGGTGGCACTCCGACGGCCGCATCACGCCGGGCGGCAGCACGTATGCGCGGTCGTTCGCCGCGGTCGCGGTCTCGGACAGCCCGACCGGTCCGTTCACGATGACCGGCGCCTACCGCCTCTACAACCGCACCGACTACCGGGCGTGCATCTCGGCGGCCGTGCCGGGCCAGGCCCGCGACATGACCGTCTTCCAGGACGAGGACGGCACCGCGTACATCTCCTACTCCTCCGAGGAGAACCGGAGCCTCTACATCGCCAAGCTCGACGCCGACTACACCAACGTCGAGCGCACGACGACCACGGACACCCTGGACGCGAACCAGTACTCGGCCGACGGCACCTACCCGTACGTCTTCGCCGACGGGACGCCCGGCGCCCCGGTGCGCGGGACGGACTTCCAGATCGTGAAGGAGTGCGGCGTCCTGGAGGCGCCCGCGATCTTCGCCGAGGGCGGGAAGTACTACACGCTCGCCTCGGGTGCGACCGGATGGGCGCCGAACCCGCAGACCTACTACACGGCCGACAGCGTGCTCGGACCGTGGATCCGCGGCGTCCAGGCCGGCGACCCGTACGAGAACGTGGCGTACAACCAGATCCCGGAGGGCGGCGACGGACTCCTCTCGGTCGGCGACGGCCGCAAGACCACCTTCGGCTCGCAGTCGACGAACGTCCTGACCCTCGGCGCCGGCAGGCACGTGTACATGGGCGACCGGTGGAACGACGGCGCGGCCGACTCGAACTACGTCTGGCTGCCGATGACCATCGGCGAGAACGGGCGCCTCGAGATGCGCAATCCCGCCGTCGAGGACCCGGCGCGCTGGGCCGACGGCTGGGACGCGTCGTACTGGGACGACAAGGGCGTCGGAGCCGGCCTCTGGTCGGTCGTCGACGACCGCCTCCCCGACACCGTCACCCGCGCGGCCGACATCGGCGCGAAGCTGCCCGCGACCGTCTCGGTCCGCTCCCCCGGCGGCACGCGCGACGTGGCCGTCGAGTGGGCGCCGACCGGTCCGAACGTCCTGGGCACGCTCAGCGTCACGGGCGTGCTGGCCGGCGACGCCGAGTACTCGGACGGACGCCGCTTCACCCGCACCATCGAGGTCGCCGAGCCCGGGATCGCGAACCTCGCGCGCCTGGCGACGGTGACGACGACGAGCCGCTCGGACCTCGCTCCGAAGCTCGTCGACGGCGACCTGAAGGGCAAGGGCTGGGACGACTGGACCTCCACCGGGTACCCGCGCGACAGCCGCCTGACCTTCACCTGGGGCTCGCCGCAGGACCTCGACTCGCTCACCGTGCACACCTACAAGGACGGAGCCGCGAGCTGGCCCTCGAGGATCGAGGTCGAGTACCAGGTCGACGGCGCCTGGCGCACGTCGACCGTCGCGGCGACCCTGACCCAGGTCGCGACCGACGCGGCGCCGACCGTGGCACTGGATCTCTCCTCCCTCCCCGACACCGCGGCCGTGCGCCTGCACCTCACCAGTGCGGCGAACACCTGGCAGTCGATCTCGGAGGTCGAGATCTGGGGCGAGGCGCCTCCGGTCAACCTGTGCCGGATCGCCGGCTCGAGCGTGAGCGCGTCCTTCAGCCAGACGGAGTGGGCGACCCTGCCTGCGGCGAACGCGTGCGACGGGAACGCGGCGACCGCCTGGTCGACGTGGTCGAGCGCGCCGCTGCGGAGCAGCGCGGACCTCACGCTGACCACCGCCGCGTCCCACCGCGTCGACCGGGTGACGTTCACCAACATCGAGGGCACGATCGCGTCGGCGAGCGTGGCGTACCGGGGCACCGACGGCGTGTGGCGCCCGACCACCGCGCAGACCGCTCCGGTCGCGGCGAACGGCGCGGCCACCACGCTGACGTTCGGCGCCGTCACGGCGACGGGACTGCGGATCACCTTCGCGACTCCGGACTCGTTCGTGAAGATCACCGAGATCGTGGTGCCGGAGGCCGCCGCCCCGGCGGTCGTGGCCCCCGTCAGCGTCACGAGCCGCTGCATCGCCAAGAAGGCCGTCCTGACGGTCACCACGGCGAACGGCTCGGCGATGCCGATCGACGTGACCGTGCGCTCGGCCTACGGGCAGAAGGCGTTCTCGCAGGTCGCTCCGGGAGCGAACGCGACGCACGCGTTCACGACGCGCCTGGCCACCGCACCGGCGGGCCAGGTGACGGTGACCGCGGTCGGCGGCGGGGAGACGCTCGAGCAGACCGTCGCCTACCCGGCGCGGAGCTGCTGACCCGGAGCGCTGAAGGGAGCCCCGGTCGGGTGGACATCGTCCCCCGACCGGGGCTCCTCCGTGTGACGGCGCGAGTCGGCGTGCACCGGAAGAGGGGTCTCGGAGCGGACGGCGGCACTGGTACGAAGGACTCGCCGCTCGCAGTGCCGCTCGGCAGAACCAGGATCCACGCGTGACCCGCTCCGCCCGCACGGCCGCCCTCGCCGCCGCCGCCCCGACCGCCGGCCTCGTGCTGGCGCTCCTCTTCGCCACCGCCGCAGCCGCCCCCGAGGCCGTGCCGCAGACTCCCGGGACGGCGGTCGCGGAGCCGTCCGCGACTCCGACCGCGACTCCGACGACGACGCCGAGCCCCGTGGACTCGATCAGGAGCCCGCGCTCGAGTGCCGCCGGTGCCGTCGACGGCGTCGCGGAGGAGCGCCCCGAGGGCACCGACCTCGACGGGACCCCGGAGCCGCAGGTGTCCGCGCCGGTTCCGCCCGCCGCACCGGCTCCCGCGCCCTCGATCGCACCGAGCGTGCCGGAGGAGCAGTCGACGGACGGCGTCGACGTCGGCGTCTCGATCGATCCCCCGGTCGACGGCGGTGCTCTGACCATGACCGTCGCGGGCGACGCGGCCGCGCTGACCGAGTCCGGGTCCACCGCCACGGCCCGCCGCTTCCTCGGCGTCCTGCCGACCGTCACGGTGCGCGACACCCGCGATCCGGACGCGGTGCCGGAGGGCGCGGACTGGTCCGTGCTCGGCACCGCCGCCGACCTCACGGGCGACGACGGGCAGCCGGCGCTCGGAGTCGAGCACCTGGGCTGGGCGCCCCGGCTGCTCGAGGGAGAGGGCCCCGTCGTCGCGGGACCGGCCGTCCGGACCGTGCTCGACGGCGGCACGGAGGGACCGCGCCCCGGACTCGTCTCGGCCGAGCTGCTCGCCCTGGCCGACGGGGCGGCGGCCCGGCCCGGCCGGTGGACCGCGGACGCCGAGCTGGTGCTGCGCACCGCGCCGTCCGTCCGCGCGGGCGGCTACGCCTCCGTCGTCACCCTCTCGCTCTTCGAGTGAGCGCGGCTCGCGGCCACCCGTGATCGAGTCGTAGGCTGATCCGACCGCTGCAGGCGGATCGGACAGGATCGATCCGCTTCGATCACACTCGAGCACACGGGACGAGACATGTCGACGACGACCGCCCAGCCCTTCACCGGCCCCCTCCGCCGCCGCTTCGGCGCCGCCCTCGACGCGGAGGCGCTGGTCCCCCTCCTGGCCGCCGCCCGGCTCCCCCTCGGGGTGCTCGAGCACGCGCCGACCCTCGAGGCGCTCCGGCGCCGTGCGGAGGAGGACCTCGGCACGCCGTGGCCGCAGCCGCTGCTCTCGCACTACGCCCGCTACGCCCGCGACGGCAACCGGACCGACTACGAGGGCCGCATCGGCGAGCGCCAGCGCCGCCTCACCCGCGCCGCCGTGCTCGCGACGGCCACCGGCGAGCAGCCCTGGCTCGACGAGACGGCCGACGGCGTGCAGCTGCTGTGCGAGCAGAGCAGCTGGAGCTGGGCCGCGCACGACGACGCACTGCCCCTGCTCGGCCGGGTCGTCCCTCCGATCGACCGCCCCTACCTGGATCTCGGAGCGGGTGAGGTGGTCGGGCAGCTGGCCTGGATCGACGCCTTGCTGGGCGAGCCGCTCGGCCGACGGGCCCCTGGCCTGCGCGAGCGGATGCGTGCCGAGACGCGGACGCGCGTGATCCGGCCGTTCCTCGACCGGCGCGACTGGCACTGGCTCGGGCTCGACGGCGACGTGCACAACTGGAACCCGTGGATCCACGGCAACGTCCTGCTCGCCGCCGTCGCGCTGGTCGACGACCCGGAGGAGCGGGCCGACGTCATCGCGCTGGTGCTCGAGGGGCTCGACCGGTTCCTGGACTCGCTGCCGGCGGACGGCGCGATCGACGAGGGCTTCGCCTACTGGTGGAACGGCGCCGGCCGGGCGCTCGAGACCCTGGAGCTGCTGGCGGAGGCGACCGACGGCGCGCTCGACGCCTCCGACCTGCCCGTCGTGCGGCAGGCCGTGCGGTTCCCCCACCGGATGCACCTCGGCGGTGCGTGGTACGCGAACGTCGCCGACGGGCCGGCGCGCGCCTCCGACACTCTGCCCTGGCACGTGCTGCACCGCTGGGGGCGGCG encodes the following:
- a CDS encoding discoidin domain-containing protein, whose product is MTTRFRPFGWAVTALVVTGLLGAGAPALAAPLASAVVTDPADGVPRADPPPVYDSFPAIQDPGRSAAGYFQPSWYDTDGRHIQAHGGQIVTVQEDGADVHYWYGEDRTKGYYNSPGVAVYRSTDGMNWENRGTALRSVQTPEELEQPYFDALYDTVDDAGVPRADRIAEIDYHLDTNQTSPNTAIFERPKVLYNEKNDQWVMWWHSDGRITPGGSTYARSFAAVAVSDSPTGPFTMTGAYRLYNRTDYRACISAAVPGQARDMTVFQDEDGTAYISYSSEENRSLYIAKLDADYTNVERTTTTDTLDANQYSADGTYPYVFADGTPGAPVRGTDFQIVKECGVLEAPAIFAEGGKYYTLASGATGWAPNPQTYYTADSVLGPWIRGVQAGDPYENVAYNQIPEGGDGLLSVGDGRKTTFGSQSTNVLTLGAGRHVYMGDRWNDGAADSNYVWLPMTIGENGRLEMRNPAVEDPARWADGWDASYWDDKGVGAGLWSVVDDRLPDTVTRAADIGAKLPATVSVRSPGGTRDVAVEWAPTGPNVLGTLSVTGVLAGDAEYSDGRRFTRTIEVAEPGIANLARLATVTTTSRSDLAPKLVDGDLKGKGWDDWTSTGYPRDSRLTFTWGSPQDLDSLTVHTYKDGAASWPSRIEVEYQVDGAWRTSTVAATLTQVATDAAPTVALDLSSLPDTAAVRLHLTSAANTWQSISEVEIWGEAPPVNLCRIAGSSVSASFSQTEWATLPAANACDGNAATAWSTWSSAPLRSSADLTLTTAASHRVDRVTFTNIEGTIASASVAYRGTDGVWRPTTAQTAPVAANGAATTLTFGAVTATGLRITFATPDSFVKITEIVVPEAAAPAVVAPVSVTSRCIAKKAVLTVTTANGSAMPIDVTVRSAYGQKAFSQVAPGANATHAFTTRLATAPAGQVTVTAVGGGETLEQTVAYPARSC
- a CDS encoding heparinase II/III family protein; this encodes MSTTTAQPFTGPLRRRFGAALDAEALVPLLAAARLPLGVLEHAPTLEALRRRAEEDLGTPWPQPLLSHYARYARDGNRTDYEGRIGERQRRLTRAAVLATATGEQPWLDETADGVQLLCEQSSWSWAAHDDALPLLGRVVPPIDRPYLDLGAGEVVGQLAWIDALLGEPLGRRAPGLRERMRAETRTRVIRPFLDRRDWHWLGLDGDVHNWNPWIHGNVLLAAVALVDDPEERADVIALVLEGLDRFLDSLPADGAIDEGFAYWWNGAGRALETLELLAEATDGALDASDLPVVRQAVRFPHRMHLGGAWYANVADGPARASDTLPWHVLHRWGRRIGDRDVIAHAAALRRPAEPLADPAAGLGRLVRALSDRQWIAAEPGPAPLVSPTWLPSVQLLVTREHPGGAEGLGLVVKGGHNGEHHNHLDVGSVIVALDGVPVLVDAGQPTYTSQTFGPERYGIRAMQSRWHSAPAPWGLEQGVGRGFGASDVSSGPAGLLLELATAYPLPAGSSLRRRARREGAQVVVEDEWRLPRPPSVVVDGVEVHLLIAGDVELQDGAAVVTPIEGARRLRVEWTGAEATTEEWLLEDPLLEASWGERLTRLTLTVAAEGAEVFEGALRVTASVV